CTTTACTATTTAAACCCAGACATTTTACGTATTCTTTGCAGCAAACACTAATACAAATTCCTTTTATGGAAATTATCATGTTTAattaatgatttttcttttcttttgaccAGTAAATCAGGTCAAGTGTCCCTTCTGTGACATGACCTGCACCACTCTGGCAGCTCTAAAGATCCACATCAGGTTCCGCCACTGCGATGAGCGACCGTTTCCATGTGACTTCTGTGACAAAAGGTAGATGCTAACAACAGCTAAGCAAGTTTCAGTTGAGAACAGTTGCCCTTTGGGGCTTAGAAACACTTTGTCAAATGTCTCCAAGTCCCTCTAGGTtatgtcttctttttattttggcatCAGAGCTAGTGGCGTGGgtttaatatatttcaataaaacatttaaactctaAAATGCTGTACTTTAAAGGTTACAATTTGAAGCAGTGGGGAACGTATTGCTGCCACTTTGTCATGAgtcttttattgtgtattttcagtaaaattaatttttgtgttaatttaagAATCGCTGTTGCCTTTGGTTAAATAATCAGAAACagatatttattctgtttcgtatgttacaaaaatacaaacagccACAACTTTTAATACATTTCATATTGACAATGTtgacaaatacaataaattgtGCTTTTGTCACTACTAATACGTTTTTTCAACctgttttaaaaaggtttaagaACCAGCGGGATCTCCAAAAACACACCGAGGTTCACAATGAAGGCACCGTGTACCACTGCACTGTGGAGGGTTGTGATTATTCTTGTCACACATTTCAAACCATGAACCACCACTTCAAGAGAGTCCACGAGGTTTGTTAGCACCGAGTTTTGtccaacataaataaatgatcatcATTTAAACCTTGCtgagcttcattttcattactaTTTGCCAACAGGTTGGGGGGATGTCTAAATATAAATGCCATATCTGTGATAAGGTCTTCTCCTGGTGTTACACTCTCACACTTCATCTACGCAAGAAGCATGAGCTGAAATGGCCCTCTGGACATTCTCGCTTTAGGTAATAGCtagttctttatatttttatagatcCACTTTTCAGGCCCAAATTTAAGACATCCCCTTTGCTCTCCTTCACAGATACAGGAAGGACGTAGACGGCTTCCTAAAGGTAAACATGGTGCGGTTTGAGACTGTGGAAGTGACGAAGGAGATCATGAAGAACATGGCCAAAAAGCCGCAGAGCCTACGGAAGAGTCAGAGGACGAGCAGCAGGATCAAGATGGCCGCAGTCGCACCGGAGAGCGGACGGAGCTCTCCCACGGGatcctcctcgccctcctccagctcctcctcctcgtacTCCTCGGAGCTCTCTGGAGGCGAGGACATGTCGTCTCAGCCCAGCCCCAGAGGCAGCGACTCTCCCGTCTACTGCGTGATGAGTACCATTCCTCACATTGAGGACGACCCTGGAGGACTGATGCAGGAGGACTGTGATGGTAGCGGGACTTCTGGAGCGGTCCAGGCTCTGACGGAGGTCGCCAGGGGCCTTGGTATGGACGTGGTTTGATCGTCCGTTCTGCACTGAGTCAGATGTTCACACAGctctttttacacatttaaaatggtCTATTTTAGTATATTTTGCTCTGAGACATCATTGGAACAGTTTCTTTTTACCCAAAGCTTCTTCATGTTCTCcagtgtttaaatgtgatttcCCTACACTGTtctaaaaatgattaattattaactgGAACTTTGCTTCTTAAATTCTTAAGATTGCTCATGACAGAGATTACATTTATTGTGAAGCTCAGATGAACAGGATGAGTAAAAGCACTACAGGTCTGGTTGTCTGTCTGTAGCTGTCTCATGTCCATTTCACAGGACACTTTCAAGATGTTGCTCAGTAGAGGATTTcagagaaaattatttttattgtcgCTTAATTTTATTGGTACagattttaaatacattttgtgatACAAAAGcgtttcttgttgtttttttaaatcccatttCACAGCAACTACACAATGCATTCTATGAAAATCTTTTATGATGACttcaacttttttatttagatttctctATTACTCTGAGTTATGACCAAATTGAAACTCCCATCGGCCtcaacttgtttgtttttcctcctcggACTGCAAGAACAcaattatgtcatttttttttgttgttcttggaGTTCGCTTTCACATCAATCTGGCAGAACTTTTTTCTCG
This sequence is a window from Mugil cephalus isolate CIBA_MC_2020 chromosome 9, CIBA_Mcephalus_1.1, whole genome shotgun sequence. Protein-coding genes within it:
- the zgc:112083 gene encoding histone H4 transcription factor → MMTTKRLDNFEVVCEWDSCDFKGHTMEELSDHMSLHLKDYLGDKDALEELDEYACLWKGCEFLSMGSPTELEVHAYFHNYHGKLKFVGSQLLKSRPDLPSCNQGLHSNNLVPEGSDGYVCQWEQCDSTFNNPEWFYRHVDNHVESAEPQHLAQQQQALFCHWAGCDAFFKIRYRLREHLRSHTQERLVACPTCGSMFSSNTKLFDHLHRQAEPVESLVCEHCGKAFSSERLLRDHIRQHVNQVKCPFCDMTCTTLAALKIHIRFRHCDERPFPCDFCDKRFKNQRDLQKHTEVHNEGTVYHCTVEGCDYSCHTFQTMNHHFKRVHEVGGMSKYKCHICDKVFSWCYTLTLHLRKKHELKWPSGHSRFRYRKDVDGFLKVNMVRFETVEVTKEIMKNMAKKPQSLRKSQRTSSRIKMAAVAPESGRSSPTGSSSPSSSSSSSYSSELSGGEDMSSQPSPRGSDSPVYCVMSTIPHIEDDPGGLMQEDCDGSGTSGAVQALTEVARGLGMDVV